One genomic segment of Actinoplanes ianthinogenes includes these proteins:
- the pyk gene encoding pyruvate kinase, whose product MAVTRRVKIVCTMGPATKSPERMLGLVEAGMDVARMNFSHDTRENHREMYELVRSASEQAGRAVAILADLQGPKIRLGKFADGPHRWETGDRVVITSDDILGTKERVSCTYTKLPLEVKTGDRLLIDDGKVAVEVTGVVDGKDIQCLVTEGGPVSNNKGVSLPNVAVSVPAMSDKDEQDLRFALNLGVDLVALSFVRSPEDIKLVHQVMDEEGRRVPVIAKVEKPEAVEHLEAIVLAFDGVMVARGDLGVELPLDQVPLVQKRAVQLCRENAKPVIVATQMLDSMIENSRPTRAEASDVANAVLDGTDAVMLSGETSVGKYPVLTVSTMAKIVATTEAGGLGVARLQHDPRTHGGALTIAASQIARNIGAKALVAFSQTGDTVRRLARLHCDLPLYAFTPVDHVRSTLALSWGVETFLTDFVEHTDDMFRQVDAKMLGLGLAKPGDYVVVVAGSPPNAPGSTNTLRVHQLGSLVDPSAV is encoded by the coding sequence ATGGCCGTGACACGCCGCGTAAAGATCGTCTGCACGATGGGCCCCGCCACCAAGTCGCCGGAGCGGATGCTCGGCCTGGTCGAGGCGGGCATGGACGTGGCCCGGATGAACTTCAGCCACGACACCCGGGAGAACCACCGGGAGATGTACGAGCTGGTCCGCTCCGCGTCGGAACAGGCCGGCCGCGCCGTCGCCATCCTCGCCGACCTCCAGGGTCCGAAGATCCGCTTGGGCAAGTTCGCCGACGGCCCGCACCGCTGGGAGACCGGCGACCGGGTCGTCATCACCAGCGACGACATCCTCGGCACCAAGGAGCGGGTCTCCTGCACGTACACGAAGCTGCCGCTGGAGGTCAAGACCGGTGACCGGCTGCTGATCGACGACGGCAAGGTCGCCGTCGAGGTGACCGGTGTGGTCGACGGCAAGGACATCCAGTGCCTGGTCACCGAGGGTGGCCCGGTCAGCAACAACAAGGGTGTCTCGCTGCCGAACGTCGCGGTCAGCGTCCCGGCCATGAGCGACAAGGACGAGCAGGACCTGCGCTTCGCGCTGAACCTCGGGGTCGACCTGGTCGCGCTCTCCTTCGTCCGCTCGCCGGAGGACATCAAGCTCGTCCACCAGGTGATGGACGAGGAGGGCCGCCGGGTCCCGGTGATCGCCAAGGTGGAGAAGCCGGAGGCGGTCGAGCACCTCGAGGCGATCGTGCTGGCCTTCGACGGCGTCATGGTCGCCCGCGGTGACCTGGGCGTCGAGCTCCCGCTGGACCAGGTCCCGCTGGTGCAGAAACGCGCCGTGCAGCTCTGCCGGGAGAACGCGAAGCCGGTCATCGTCGCCACCCAGATGCTCGACTCCATGATCGAGAACTCGCGGCCGACCCGCGCCGAGGCCTCCGACGTGGCCAACGCGGTGCTCGACGGCACCGACGCGGTGATGCTCTCCGGCGAGACCAGCGTCGGCAAGTACCCGGTGCTCACGGTCAGCACGATGGCCAAGATCGTCGCCACTACCGAGGCCGGCGGTCTCGGCGTGGCCCGGCTGCAGCACGACCCGCGCACCCACGGCGGCGCGCTGACCATCGCCGCCTCGCAGATCGCGCGGAACATCGGCGCCAAGGCGCTGGTCGCGTTCTCGCAGACCGGCGACACCGTGCGCCGCCTCGCCCGGCTGCACTGCGACCTGCCGCTCTACGCGTTCACCCCGGTCGACCACGTGCGCAGCACCCTGGCGCTGAGCTGGGGCGTGGAGACGTTCCTGACCGACTTCGTCGAGCACACCGACGACATGTTCCGCCAGGTGGACGCGAAGATGCTGGGTCTCGGCCTGGCCAAGCCCGGCGACTACGTGGTCGTCGTGGCCGGCTCCCCGCCGAACGCGCCCGGTTCCACCAACACCCTGCGCGTGCACCAGCTCGGCTCCCTCGTGGACCCGTCCGCCGTATGA
- a CDS encoding acyl-CoA thioesterase, translating to MTQPLQGQAAVDQLLEILDLRQVDAATFTGDSPQTGAQRVFGGQVAGQALVAAGRTVDPARLVHSLHGYFVRPGDPTEPITFHVETIRDGRSFSVRRSTAKQHGKTIFFMSASFQVLEEGLDHHEPAPSGVPGPEDVPTMRDWVEKYPSRRSVFNASPQAVDVRYLGQPGWVPPGDRDAQAQQRVWMRIDGKLPDDPLIHACALTYASDLSLLDAVLSYHGEVWGPGGVVGASLDHALWFHRTFRADEWFLYDSASPSAGRARGLASGRMFTRDGKHIASAVQEGLLRRVGA from the coding sequence ATGACGCAACCCTTGCAGGGCCAGGCCGCCGTCGACCAGCTTCTGGAGATCCTCGACCTGAGGCAGGTCGACGCGGCCACGTTCACCGGGGACAGCCCGCAGACCGGTGCCCAGCGCGTGTTCGGCGGCCAGGTCGCCGGGCAGGCGCTGGTCGCCGCGGGCCGCACCGTCGATCCGGCGCGGCTCGTGCACTCACTGCACGGCTATTTCGTACGCCCGGGCGACCCGACCGAGCCGATCACGTTCCACGTGGAGACCATCCGCGACGGGCGCTCCTTCTCGGTCCGGCGGTCCACCGCGAAGCAGCACGGCAAGACGATCTTCTTCATGTCGGCGTCGTTCCAGGTGCTCGAGGAGGGTCTGGACCACCACGAGCCGGCCCCGTCCGGGGTGCCCGGCCCGGAGGACGTCCCCACCATGCGCGACTGGGTGGAGAAATACCCCAGCCGCCGCAGCGTGTTCAACGCCAGCCCGCAGGCCGTCGACGTGCGCTACCTCGGCCAGCCCGGCTGGGTGCCGCCGGGTGACCGGGACGCCCAGGCACAGCAGCGGGTGTGGATGCGGATCGACGGCAAGCTGCCGGACGACCCGCTGATCCACGCGTGCGCGCTGACCTACGCGTCCGACCTGTCGCTGCTCGACGCGGTGCTGTCGTACCACGGCGAGGTGTGGGGACCGGGTGGCGTGGTGGGCGCGAGCCTCGACCACGCGCTCTGGTTCCACCGGACGTTCCGGGCCGACGAGTGGTTCCTCTACGACAGCGCCAGCCCGTCCGCGGGCCGGGCCCGCGGCCTGGCCAGCGGCCGGATGTTCACCCGCGACGGCAAGCACATCGCCTCCGCCGTCCAGGAAGGGTTGCTGCGCCGCGTCGGCGCGTGA
- a CDS encoding HdeD family acid-resistance protein, translated as MLWSGSSPLTATRGGMWGFLMFAGAAWLVIGWSVLRLEPTDITGVAGPIVLFGAVCEGLRALAGTRTWWLNTGLAVLFAATGTIMLVSDDSGYTTTASLIGWYLLVRGAVDVAVGIMTRGTDRVWSLVVMIGVLETALGFLAASPPARAAQTVLIVLGALGVLRAVADLVTALRLREVAAKGRDVLELPPERAAGLAGYSAGHTDFEGSSRSRAKHRARDGAVATAEPHTGVHTESFHDRVVRTTADLDAMLAQAGITGPRPGAPTTPETEDLPPAPHSPAGIEGTANAAKPDHPAGGH; from the coding sequence ATGTTGTGGTCCGGTTCGTCACCACTGACCGCCACGCGCGGGGGCATGTGGGGATTCCTGATGTTCGCCGGCGCCGCGTGGCTGGTCATCGGCTGGAGCGTGCTGCGGCTGGAACCGACCGACATCACCGGGGTGGCCGGGCCGATCGTGCTGTTCGGGGCGGTCTGCGAGGGGCTGCGCGCGCTGGCCGGCACCCGCACCTGGTGGCTGAACACCGGGCTGGCCGTGCTGTTCGCCGCGACCGGCACGATCATGCTGGTCAGCGACGACTCCGGGTACACCACGACGGCCTCGCTGATCGGCTGGTACCTGCTGGTCCGCGGCGCGGTGGACGTGGCTGTCGGAATCATGACACGCGGCACCGACCGGGTGTGGAGCCTGGTCGTGATGATCGGGGTGCTGGAGACCGCGCTGGGTTTCCTGGCCGCCAGCCCGCCGGCCCGCGCGGCGCAGACCGTGCTGATCGTCCTCGGTGCGCTCGGCGTGCTGCGCGCGGTCGCCGACCTGGTCACCGCGCTGCGTCTGCGGGAGGTGGCGGCCAAGGGCCGGGACGTGCTGGAGCTGCCGCCGGAACGGGCGGCCGGGCTGGCCGGATACTCCGCCGGCCACACCGACTTCGAGGGGTCGAGCCGGTCGCGGGCCAAGCACCGGGCCCGGGACGGCGCGGTCGCCACCGCCGAGCCGCACACCGGCGTACACACCGAGTCGTTCCACGACCGGGTCGTGCGGACCACCGCCGACCTGGACGCGATGCTGGCCCAGGCCGGGATCACCGGGCCCCGGCCGGGCGCGCCGACCACCCCGGAGACCGAGGACCTGCCGCCGGCGCCGCACAGCCCGGCCGGCATCGAGGGCACCGCGAACGCCGCCAAGCCGGATCATCCGGCGGGCGGGCACTAG
- a CDS encoding ANTAR domain-containing response regulator, which translates to MADTQAGAERKRVLIAEDEALIRLDLAEMLVEEGYDVVGEAGDGETAVRLAEELKPDLVILDIKMPIMDGLAAAERIAGGRIAPVVILTAFSQRDLVERARAAGAMAYLVKPFQKSDLVPAIEIALSRYSEIAALESEVAGLTDRLETRKSVERAKGELMTKYAMTEPQAFKWIQRTAMDHRMTMREVADRILAEGQESGGAQQPS; encoded by the coding sequence GTGGCCGACACGCAGGCTGGTGCCGAGCGCAAACGGGTGCTCATCGCCGAGGACGAGGCCCTGATCCGGTTGGACCTCGCCGAGATGCTCGTCGAAGAGGGTTACGACGTGGTCGGCGAGGCGGGAGACGGTGAGACCGCGGTCCGGCTGGCCGAGGAGCTGAAGCCGGACCTGGTGATCCTGGACATCAAGATGCCGATCATGGACGGGCTGGCCGCCGCCGAGCGGATCGCCGGTGGACGGATCGCCCCGGTGGTGATCCTGACCGCGTTCAGCCAGCGGGATCTGGTCGAGCGTGCCCGGGCGGCGGGCGCGATGGCGTACCTGGTGAAGCCGTTCCAGAAGTCGGACCTGGTGCCGGCCATCGAGATCGCGCTTTCTCGCTACTCCGAGATCGCCGCCCTGGAGTCCGAGGTGGCGGGGCTGACCGATCGCCTGGAGACGCGCAAGTCGGTGGAGCGCGCCAAGGGTGAGCTGATGACGAAGTACGCGATGACCGAGCCGCAGGCCTTCAAGTGGATCCAGCGGACCGCGATGGACCACCGCATGACAATGCGTGAGGTGGCCGACCGCATCCTGGCCGAGGGTCAGGAGTCCGGCGGGGCACAACAGCCGAGTTGA
- a CDS encoding branched-chain amino acid ABC transporter substrate-binding protein: MKQVFARAIGGVALIGLLAGTAACNKDTSSDTASGSNCGYKLAFFGALTGSAANLGVNIEQGFELAVNQYNEKKGSTCIEVAKFDSQGAAEVAPGVARQLVADKKILGIVGPPFSGESEAADPIFEEAGIPTITPSATRVSLSSKGWKVFHRAVANDDSQGPAAAAYIKDTLKAQKVFVADDQSAYGAGLAEVVKSKLGPLVVNTDKTEGDGKQSDFSALVAKVKSSGATAFFYGGYYTNAGLIRKQLTSAGWTGTLLGGDGMKDPGLAKAAGNAAATGTVVTCPCSPPEQAGEEFNNAYKTKWNVAAGTYSDVAYDAANIFLQGIEAGNTDPAKLNTYLSTVNYKGIANTYKWTSTGELDPTLIKVWAFKFDASGEEKADVEIKVS; encoded by the coding sequence TTGAAGCAGGTCTTCGCGCGTGCGATCGGCGGTGTCGCTCTGATCGGGCTGCTCGCCGGTACTGCAGCTTGTAACAAGGATACGAGCAGCGACACGGCGTCAGGTTCGAACTGTGGCTACAAGCTGGCGTTCTTCGGTGCGCTCACCGGTTCGGCCGCCAACCTCGGTGTGAACATCGAGCAGGGCTTCGAGCTGGCCGTCAACCAGTACAACGAGAAGAAGGGGTCGACCTGTATCGAGGTCGCCAAGTTCGACTCGCAGGGTGCGGCGGAGGTGGCTCCCGGTGTGGCCCGGCAGCTCGTCGCCGACAAGAAGATCCTCGGCATCGTCGGCCCGCCGTTCTCCGGTGAGTCCGAGGCCGCCGACCCGATCTTCGAGGAGGCCGGCATCCCGACGATCACCCCGTCGGCGACCCGGGTCTCCCTCTCGTCGAAGGGCTGGAAGGTCTTCCACCGCGCCGTCGCCAACGACGACTCGCAGGGTCCGGCCGCCGCGGCGTACATCAAGGACACCCTGAAGGCGCAGAAGGTCTTCGTCGCCGACGACCAGTCCGCGTACGGCGCGGGCCTGGCCGAGGTGGTCAAGTCCAAGCTCGGCCCGCTGGTCGTCAACACCGACAAGACCGAGGGTGACGGCAAGCAGTCCGACTTCTCCGCCCTGGTGGCGAAGGTCAAGTCGAGCGGCGCGACCGCGTTCTTCTACGGCGGTTACTACACCAACGCCGGCCTGATCCGGAAGCAGCTCACCTCGGCCGGCTGGACCGGCACGCTGCTCGGTGGCGACGGCATGAAGGACCCGGGCCTGGCCAAGGCGGCCGGCAACGCCGCCGCGACCGGCACCGTGGTGACCTGCCCGTGCTCCCCGCCGGAGCAGGCGGGCGAGGAGTTCAACAACGCGTACAAGACGAAGTGGAACGTCGCCGCCGGCACGTACTCCGACGTCGCGTACGACGCCGCGAACATCTTCCTGCAGGGCATCGAGGCCGGTAACACCGACCCGGCGAAGCTGAACACCTACCTGTCCACGGTGAACTACAAGGGCATCGCGAACACCTACAAGTGGACCTCCACGGGTGAGCTCGACCCGACCCTGATCAAGGTCTGGGCGTTCAAGTTCGACGCGTCCGGCGAGGAGAAGGCGGACGTGGAGATCAAGGTCTCCTGA
- a CDS encoding branched-chain amino acid ABC transporter permease: protein MNFSGLIQDFGPLTITGLEQGAIIALFALGYTLVYGVLRLINFAHSEVFLLGTYAALISWGWFGLDQNSATPSVGAVLGYLVLGMIAAIVISGVTALAVEVVAYRPLRKRNAPPLAFLITAIGASLVISEVVGVVTHRNPRGVPPLIKPSTVFSIGNMQVSNLQILIIGLALVMMFALDRFINGSRLGRGIRAVAQNPDSAALMGVNKSRVIALVFLLGGLMAGIAAVMYDLKVGVTKYDAGFLLGIEAFTAAVLGGIGNLRGALLGGLLLGLLQNYAAGLFGTQWLHLASFVALVLILLFRPTGLLGESLGRARA from the coding sequence GTGAATTTCTCCGGTCTGATCCAAGACTTCGGGCCGCTGACGATCACCGGCCTGGAGCAGGGTGCCATCATCGCCCTGTTCGCCCTGGGCTACACCCTGGTCTACGGCGTCCTTCGGCTGATCAACTTCGCCCACTCCGAAGTCTTCCTCCTCGGCACCTACGCCGCCCTGATCTCCTGGGGCTGGTTCGGCCTGGACCAGAACTCGGCCACCCCCTCGGTCGGCGCAGTCCTCGGTTACCTGGTCCTCGGCATGATCGCCGCGATCGTCATCTCCGGCGTCACCGCGCTCGCGGTGGAGGTCGTCGCGTACCGGCCGCTGCGTAAGCGCAACGCGCCGCCCCTCGCCTTCCTGATCACCGCGATCGGCGCCTCGCTGGTCATCTCCGAGGTGGTCGGCGTGGTGACGCACCGCAACCCGCGGGGCGTCCCGCCGCTGATCAAGCCCTCGACGGTGTTCAGCATCGGCAACATGCAGGTCTCCAACCTGCAGATCCTGATCATCGGGCTGGCCCTGGTGATGATGTTCGCGCTGGACCGCTTCATCAACGGGTCCCGGCTCGGCCGCGGCATCCGTGCCGTCGCGCAGAACCCGGACAGCGCCGCCCTGATGGGCGTCAACAAGTCCCGGGTCATCGCCCTGGTCTTCCTGCTCGGTGGCCTGATGGCCGGCATCGCCGCGGTGATGTACGACCTGAAGGTCGGCGTGACCAAGTACGACGCGGGCTTCCTGCTGGGCATCGAAGCGTTCACCGCGGCCGTGCTCGGCGGCATCGGCAACCTGCGGGGCGCGCTGCTCGGCGGCCTCCTGCTCGGCCTGTTGCAGAACTACGCGGCCGGACTCTTCGGCACCCAGTGGCTGCACCTCGCGTCGTTCGTGGCCCTGGTGCTGATCCTGCTGTTCCGCCCGACCGGTCTGCTGGGCGAGTCTCTGGGGAGGGCGCGCGCATGA
- a CDS encoding branched-chain amino acid ABC transporter permease, translated as MSAIAEKPAAGSGKSSRQLRGWLGRQPAPVRWLVIIAFVAAAYLLPYVGEVPLIGPQIVTTGVDWSTVLFEMSYYVLLALGLNVVVGFAGLLDLGYVGFFAVGAYVTALLTSPDSVLHTQYGWVVAIPAALAVTMLAGVLLGWPTLRLRGDYLAIVTLGFAEIIRIIATSATWARGDRGFSSIPHPPGKTSDGTPIFGVTDAIPYFWLGLTVVIVIVFGVRNLDRSRVGRSWLAIREDEEAAEIMGVRTIKFKLWAFAIGAFIGGLGGVMFAGETGFINSQTFILQFSILVLAGVVMGGSGNIAGAILGGALISYIPNRLRGIQGPFDTDLYEYRFALFGAMIILIMVLRPQGLIPSRRRAMELKDREKEAAPQ; from the coding sequence ATGAGTGCCATCGCTGAAAAGCCGGCCGCCGGAAGCGGCAAGAGCAGCCGCCAGCTGCGCGGGTGGCTGGGCCGTCAGCCCGCCCCGGTGCGCTGGCTGGTGATCATCGCGTTCGTCGCGGCGGCGTACCTGCTGCCGTACGTCGGTGAGGTCCCGCTGATCGGCCCGCAGATCGTCACCACCGGCGTGGACTGGTCCACCGTCCTGTTCGAGATGTCGTACTACGTGCTGCTGGCCCTCGGCCTGAACGTGGTGGTCGGCTTCGCCGGTCTGCTCGACCTGGGCTACGTCGGCTTCTTCGCCGTCGGCGCCTATGTCACCGCCCTGCTCACCTCGCCGGACAGCGTCCTGCACACCCAGTACGGCTGGGTGGTCGCGATCCCGGCCGCGCTGGCCGTGACGATGCTGGCCGGTGTCCTGCTGGGCTGGCCGACGCTGCGGCTGCGGGGCGACTACCTGGCGATCGTGACGCTCGGGTTCGCCGAGATCATCCGGATCATCGCCACCAGCGCCACCTGGGCCCGCGGTGACCGCGGTTTCTCCAGCATCCCGCACCCGCCGGGCAAGACGTCCGACGGCACCCCGATCTTCGGGGTCACCGACGCCATCCCGTACTTCTGGCTCGGCCTGACCGTGGTGATCGTGATCGTCTTCGGTGTCCGCAACCTCGACCGCAGCCGGGTCGGCCGCTCGTGGCTCGCGATCCGTGAGGACGAGGAGGCCGCCGAGATCATGGGTGTCCGGACGATCAAGTTCAAGCTGTGGGCGTTCGCCATCGGCGCGTTCATCGGCGGCCTGGGCGGCGTGATGTTCGCCGGCGAGACCGGCTTCATCAACTCGCAGACGTTCATCCTGCAGTTCTCGATCCTGGTGCTGGCCGGCGTGGTCATGGGTGGCTCCGGCAACATCGCCGGCGCGATCCTGGGTGGCGCGCTGATCTCGTACATCCCGAACCGGCTCCGGGGCATCCAGGGCCCGTTCGACACCGACCTGTACGAGTACCGGTTCGCGCTGTTCGGCGCGATGATCATCTTGATCATGGTGCTGCGGCCGCAGGGCCTGATCCCGAGCAGGCGGCGCGCGATGGAGCTCAAGGACCGCGAGAAGGAGGCTGCGCCGCAATGA
- a CDS encoding ABC transporter ATP-binding protein: MDNVTLRFGGVVALNGISFALRKGEIFGLIGPNGAGKTTCFNAMTGVYRPTSGQIRFQGQSLIGKKKHEITRGGIARTFQNVRLFPEMTALENVMVGADAHFKTSVISALFRLPRFWREEREGRAKSMELLRFVGIEHRAGEVSRNLSYGEQRRLEIARALATNPTLLCLDEPAAGFNPAEKEDLLGLIRKIRDTGVTVLLIEHDMRLVMGVTDRIVVLEFGKKIAEGTPAEVRDNPAVIAAYLGVPTDAA, from the coding sequence ATGGACAACGTCACGCTCCGCTTCGGCGGCGTGGTGGCGCTGAACGGGATCAGCTTCGCGCTGCGCAAGGGCGAGATCTTCGGCCTGATCGGCCCGAACGGCGCCGGCAAGACCACCTGCTTCAACGCGATGACCGGTGTCTACCGGCCGACCAGCGGGCAGATCCGGTTCCAGGGCCAGTCGCTGATCGGCAAGAAGAAGCACGAGATCACCCGCGGCGGGATCGCCCGGACGTTCCAGAACGTCCGGCTGTTCCCGGAGATGACCGCGCTGGAGAACGTGATGGTGGGCGCCGACGCCCACTTCAAGACCAGTGTGATCAGCGCGCTGTTCCGCCTGCCGCGGTTCTGGCGGGAGGAGCGCGAGGGCCGGGCCAAGTCGATGGAGCTGCTCCGCTTCGTCGGCATCGAGCACCGGGCCGGCGAGGTCAGCCGGAACCTCTCCTACGGCGAGCAGCGCCGGCTGGAGATCGCCCGGGCGCTGGCCACCAACCCGACCCTGCTCTGCCTGGACGAGCCGGCCGCCGGCTTCAACCCGGCGGAGAAGGAGGACCTGCTCGGCCTGATCCGGAAGATCCGGGACACCGGCGTCACCGTGCTGCTGATCGAGCACGACATGCGCCTGGTGATGGGCGTGACCGACCGGATCGTGGTGCTCGAGTTCGGCAAGAAGATCGCCGAGGGCACGCCGGCCGAGGTGCGCGACAACCCGGCGGTCATCGCCGCTTACCTGGGGGTGCCCACCGATGCTGCTTGA
- a CDS encoding ABC transporter ATP-binding protein, with translation MLLELKDVTLLYGRIQALHGISLTVGQGEIVALIGANGAGKTTTMKAISGLRPIAQGSIVFDGQDITKMRADLRVVRGVSQSPEGRGVFPGMTVRENLDMGAYTRRNKAEIAQDMDRVFTLFPRLKEREKQSSGTLSGGEQQMLAVGRALMSRPKLLLLDEPSMGLAPMLIQQIFDIIVEINQQGTTVLLVEQNAQQALSRAHRAYVLETGRIVKEGTGQDLLTDPAVKDAYLGVA, from the coding sequence ATGCTGCTTGAGCTGAAGGACGTCACGCTGCTGTACGGGCGGATCCAGGCCCTGCACGGCATCAGCCTGACCGTCGGCCAGGGCGAGATCGTGGCCCTGATCGGCGCCAACGGCGCCGGCAAGACCACCACGATGAAGGCCATCTCCGGCCTGCGCCCGATCGCCCAGGGCTCGATCGTCTTCGACGGTCAGGACATCACCAAGATGCGCGCCGACCTGCGGGTGGTGCGCGGGGTGTCCCAGTCGCCCGAGGGCCGGGGCGTCTTCCCGGGCATGACCGTCCGGGAGAACCTCGACATGGGCGCCTACACCCGGCGCAACAAGGCCGAGATCGCCCAGGACATGGACCGGGTGTTCACCCTGTTCCCGCGGCTCAAGGAGCGCGAGAAGCAGAGCAGCGGCACGCTCTCCGGCGGCGAGCAGCAGATGCTCGCGGTCGGCCGGGCGCTGATGAGCCGCCCCAAGCTGCTCCTGCTCGACGAGCCCTCGATGGGCCTCGCGCCGATGCTGATCCAGCAGATCTTCGACATCATCGTGGAGATCAACCAGCAGGGCACGACCGTGCTGCTGGTGGAACAGAACGCGCAGCAGGCACTCTCCCGGGCGCACCGCGCGTACGTTCTGGAGACGGGCCGGATCGTCAAGGAGGGCACCGGACAGGACCTCCTGACCGACCCCGCGGTCAAGGACGCCTACCTCGGCGTCGCCTGA
- a CDS encoding ABC transporter substrate-binding protein, producing MFRITPGRRAILGVAVAAALTVSLSACGEESDTGSTGTAPSAAADTSLADKVPASIKSAGKLVIGTDSTYAPSEFIDTDGKTIIGFDVDLFNAVGQKLGLKTEWQTAKFDSIIPGVGSGKYNVGVSSFTINADRLKEVNMISYFSAGTQWAAKTGATINPDDACGKKIAVQTSTVQADDIAARSKKCTEAGKAKITIDQYQAQSDATNAVVTGKDEAMLADSPVTAYAVKQTAGQLALLGDIYDSAPYGYAVGKDQTEFANVIAEAVKALIADGTYKTILDKWGVAAGAIDAPAVNPAS from the coding sequence ATGTTCCGCATCACCCCCGGCCGGCGGGCGATCCTCGGCGTGGCCGTGGCGGCGGCGCTGACCGTGTCGCTGTCCGCCTGTGGCGAGGAGTCCGACACCGGCAGCACCGGTACCGCGCCGAGCGCGGCCGCCGACACCTCGCTCGCCGACAAGGTCCCCGCGAGCATCAAGTCGGCCGGCAAGCTGGTCATCGGCACCGACTCGACGTACGCCCCCAGCGAGTTCATCGACACCGACGGCAAGACGATCATCGGTTTCGACGTGGACCTGTTCAACGCGGTCGGCCAGAAGCTGGGCCTTAAGACCGAGTGGCAGACCGCCAAGTTCGACAGCATCATCCCGGGCGTCGGCAGCGGCAAGTACAACGTCGGCGTCTCGTCCTTCACGATCAACGCGGACCGGCTGAAGGAGGTCAACATGATCTCCTACTTCTCCGCGGGCACCCAGTGGGCGGCCAAGACCGGCGCCACGATCAACCCGGACGACGCCTGCGGCAAGAAGATCGCGGTGCAGACCTCCACGGTGCAGGCCGACGACATCGCGGCCCGGTCGAAGAAGTGCACCGAGGCCGGCAAGGCGAAGATCACCATCGACCAGTACCAGGCCCAGTCGGACGCCACCAACGCCGTGGTGACCGGCAAGGACGAGGCCATGCTGGCCGACTCCCCGGTGACGGCGTACGCGGTCAAGCAGACCGCCGGCCAGCTCGCCCTGCTCGGTGACATCTACGACTCCGCGCCGTACGGCTACGCCGTCGGCAAGGACCAGACCGAGTTCGCGAACGTCATCGCGGAGGCGGTCAAGGCGCTCATCGCCGACGGCACCTACAAGACGATCCTCGACAAGTGGGGCGTCGCGGCCGGTGCCATCGACGCGCCCGCGGTGAACCCGGCCTCCTGA
- a CDS encoding amino acid ABC transporter permease: protein MTQETETARERPEAIKAVPVRHPGRWVMVAVLTVLVAMFAHLLLTNSGFRWSFIFLEYAPGKRGVMFTEPILRGLRGTLLLTFFSMLLGIVLGVIIAIMRLSSNKVLSSVAWVYTWFFRAAPRLVLAILFGNLNILWSRIGFGLPFDKQIGALFGIDDFNGQFFSIRSTDLLAGFVAGVLALGLSEAAYMAEIVRAGIQSIDAGQSEAAVALGMSRGQVLRRVVLPQAMRVIVPPTGNEIIAMVKDTSLVAYVPVATELFFQIQQVEARTFVVLPSLVAALIWYLIICSVLMIGQYFVERHFGKGYGAAGKAKQRLRDIQVEQGGRIT, encoded by the coding sequence ATGACGCAAGAGACAGAGACCGCACGGGAACGGCCTGAGGCGATCAAGGCCGTGCCCGTGCGGCACCCCGGCAGATGGGTGATGGTCGCCGTCCTGACGGTGCTCGTCGCCATGTTCGCCCACCTGTTGCTGACCAACTCCGGGTTCCGCTGGTCGTTCATCTTCCTCGAGTACGCCCCGGGCAAGCGCGGCGTGATGTTCACCGAGCCGATCCTGCGGGGTCTGCGCGGCACGCTGCTGCTCACGTTCTTCTCGATGCTGCTCGGCATCGTGCTGGGCGTGATCATCGCGATCATGCGGCTCTCGTCGAACAAGGTGCTCTCCTCGGTGGCCTGGGTCTACACCTGGTTCTTCCGGGCCGCGCCGCGACTGGTGCTGGCGATCCTCTTCGGTAACCTCAACATCCTCTGGAGCCGGATCGGCTTCGGCTTGCCGTTCGATAAACAGATCGGCGCGCTGTTCGGCATCGACGACTTCAACGGGCAGTTCTTCAGCATCAGGTCGACCGACCTGCTCGCCGGGTTCGTGGCCGGCGTGCTCGCGCTGGGCCTGTCCGAGGCGGCCTACATGGCCGAGATCGTCCGGGCCGGCATCCAGTCGATCGACGCGGGGCAGAGCGAGGCGGCGGTGGCCCTGGGCATGTCCCGTGGCCAGGTGCTGCGCCGGGTGGTGCTGCCGCAGGCGATGCGGGTGATCGTGCCGCCGACCGGCAACGAGATCATCGCGATGGTCAAGGACACCTCACTGGTGGCCTACGTCCCGGTGGCCACGGAGCTGTTCTTCCAGATCCAGCAGGTCGAGGCCCGTACCTTCGTGGTCCTGCCCAGCCTGGTCGCCGCCCTGATCTGGTATCTGATCATCTGCAGCGTGCTGATGATCGGCCAGTACTTCGTGGAACGGCACTTCGGCAAGGGGTACGGCGCGGCCGGCAAGGCCAAGCAGCGGCTCCGGGACATCCAGGTCGAGCAGGGCGGGCGGATCACATGA